Genomic DNA from Gossypium hirsutum isolate 1008001.06 chromosome A01, Gossypium_hirsutum_v2.1, whole genome shotgun sequence:
gtaagtagaaattatatatatttaattttcaaagtGGGTTTGTTTTTGTATTTGGTATAGACAAGTACAGGATTAGTTTCTCCATCAACTAGTGGTTCAAAAAGACCATCAGAGCCGTCCATGGAGTTGGCCAACCCCAGAACTGATAATATtgcttcagcttctgctccaaaTCAGCCACCTAAAGCTGTCAAGGTATGATTGGCTCCCTTGCATCatcttattgaaaaaaaaaaactgagattcccttttttttattattttgtttggaATCTATTGTAACACTGCATGTCTTAATTTAGCAGCGTGAGGGGAATCGAAAAGGACCAACAACATCCAGTTCAGAACAGGAAGGACCCAAAACACCAGACCCTAAGGTGAAACACTTTGACTCTCTTTTTATAGACATTCAATTATATTGAATCAccatattgtaaatttttttggAACAGACACTGAGAAGACTTGCTCAGAATAGAGAGGCAGCAAGGAAAAGTAGACTGAGAAAAAAGGTCagcttgtaaaatgaattaattatactACCTACTGGTACTGCTTTCTTTGCTACTAATTTTCTTGGGTTTTTAAACACAGGCTTATGTTCAGCAATTGGAGTCAAGTAGGATTAGGCTTACCCAACTGGAGCTAGAACTTCAAAGAGCCAGAGCTCAAGTGAGAGCATTAAACCACCCATagttcattttatatcatctgtttataatataattgaaatccttttttttttaggGCATGTTTTTTGGTGGTGGTAATATGTTGGGAGGAGAACAAGGGCTTCCTGTTGGAATTAACAACATAACCTCAGGTTGTGTACTACTATAAatgatctctctctctctctctcgtaTATATTATAAAGTGAAATATGTTTTATTATGGTGCAGAGGCTGCAATGTTTGACATGGAGTATGGAAGATGGGTAGAAGAACACCATCGACTGATGTGTGAGCTACGAGCAGCGGTACAAGAACACTTACCGGAGAACGAGCTCCGGATGTACGTGGACAACTGCTTAGCACATTTCGACGAGGTGATGAACCTAAAAGGCATGGCGGCCAAAACCGATGTGTTTCACCTTGTGTCTGGCATGTGGAAAACTCCCGCCGAACGCTGCTTCATGTGGATTGCTGGATTTCGTCCCTCTCACCTCATCAAGGTACTCTAATCTAACCCAAACTACCACacacatttttaaaaaatctttaaaactaATTGCATTAGGATCCTAATTTTACATTATTCTTtcttatacaatttttttattcctTGTCTTCTATAATATATCTGAGTTAATTTGCACAAAATTcaagaaatatatttttttaaaagaaggcATGAAATTGAATGACGAAAGGTATGGACAAGTTATTTCTGTAAAAGGATTAGGCTAGTTGTTTAAATTATAAAGCCATGTCTGTTAACTACAAATTGAGGCAGTAGAAAAGAGAGAACTTCAcgtttctcttctcttctcttctcgaCTCTCCACTGATCTCTTTTGTCTTCTCCTTCACGGAAATCAAGGCTTGTTTTCATCTTCCCATCTTTGTTTACTGTTCATAAATATCCAAGCAAAATGGCCAAAAGTAGTTCAGTTTCAGACTTTCAGTTCACACTTCACATTTcacaaaaaacatatatatataacacgaAGCAAGCAAGATAAAGataatgtttttgtatttcaggtTATATTGAATCAGATAGAGCCATTGACGGAACAACAGATAATGGGCATATGTGCATTGCAGCAATCCACACAAGAAGCTGAGGAAGCACTATCACAAGGCTTGGAAGCTTTGAATCAGTCTCTGTCTGATATCATAACCTCTGATTCACTTAGCTGCCCGCCTAATATGAGTAACTACATGGGCCAAATGGCTATCGCCATCAACAAGCTCTCCACCCTTGAAGGTTTCGTT
This window encodes:
- the LOC107921236 gene encoding bZIP transcription factor TGA10 isoform X1, translating into MATSRSSMNHSIQLDHHHHHQNQDHHQNHQIPYAMMQSSSSSSIPANFVSKETGAYDLGELDQALFLYLDGQDPSTIQDQRHHSSGIKPPTLNIFPSQPMHVEPPSSTKTSTGLVSPSTSGSKRPSEPSMELANPRTDNIASASAPNQPPKAVKQREGNRKGPTTSSSEQEGPKTPDPKTLRRLAQNREAARKSRLRKKAYVQQLESSRIRLTQLELELQRARAQGMFFGGGNMLGGEQGLPVGINNITSEAAMFDMEYGRWVEEHHRLMCELRAAVQEHLPENELRMYVDNCLAHFDEVMNLKGMAAKTDVFHLVSGMWKTPAERCFMWIAGFRPSHLIKVILNQIEPLTEQQIMGICALQQSTQEAEEALSQGLEALNQSLSDIITSDSLSCPPNMSNYMGQMAIAINKLSTLEGFVRQADNLRHQAIHRLHQILTIRQAARCLLAIAEYFHRLRALSSLWLARPRQEQ
- the LOC107921236 gene encoding bZIP transcription factor TGA10 isoform X2: MATSRSSMNHSIQLDHHHHHQNQDHHQNHQIPYAMMQSSSSSSIPANFVSKETGAYDLGELDQALFLYLDGQDPSTIQDQRHHSSGIKPPTLNIFPSQPMHVEPPSSTKTSTGLVSPSTSGSKRPSEPSMELANPRTDNIASASAPNQPPKAVKREGNRKGPTTSSSEQEGPKTPDPKTLRRLAQNREAARKSRLRKKAYVQQLESSRIRLTQLELELQRARAQGMFFGGGNMLGGEQGLPVGINNITSEAAMFDMEYGRWVEEHHRLMCELRAAVQEHLPENELRMYVDNCLAHFDEVMNLKGMAAKTDVFHLVSGMWKTPAERCFMWIAGFRPSHLIKVILNQIEPLTEQQIMGICALQQSTQEAEEALSQGLEALNQSLSDIITSDSLSCPPNMSNYMGQMAIAINKLSTLEGFVRQADNLRHQAIHRLHQILTIRQAARCLLAIAEYFHRLRALSSLWLARPRQEQ